One region of Culex pipiens pallens isolate TS chromosome 2, TS_CPP_V2, whole genome shotgun sequence genomic DNA includes:
- the LOC120412764 gene encoding uncharacterized protein LOC120412764, with translation MVFSSYGNSSSFYLPLDSEQSVPFYKNENSLFSPQPPSSVVCRRNQDNATMSPNEQPFGNNSHGTVVVDAVCQDFQPVAHLSSNGYYGYVPPTPPPKMMSAVAVNAGTVSAVQLDCQTEDAAMDCGEMENFHQLQHQQHQRKRKEYGEEATQATKRRKTWLEEEQQAAAFPQSFGWNQLPYAYQHQQMDCTTAETAPMTVGSCNGFQISPASPPVAMVQPTVQQQQMTPKNPLLVDGASGKRPLLLGRWNIAMPTTGCSAVRQLSEKLHHQQQSVSFGGGSGQELEDLFVSLHGSGFFLAG, from the exons ATGGTCTTTTCCAGCTACGGCAACTCGTCGTCGTTCTATTTACCGCTAGACAGCGAACAGTCCGTACCGTTTTACAAAAACGAGAACTCGCTGTTCTCCCCGCAGCCGCCTTCTTCGGTGGTCTGCCGACGTAACCAAGACAACGCGACCATGTCCCCCAACGAGCAGCCCTTTGGCAACAACAGCCATGGCACGGTCGTCGTGGACGCAGTATGCCAGGACTTTCAACCGGTGGCCCATCTCAGCTCCAACGGTTACTACGGTTACGTGCCGCCGACGCCGCCGCCCAAGATGATGTCAGCCGTCGCTGTCAACGCGGGAACTGTCAGCGCCGTCCAATTGGATTGCCAAACGGAGGACGCCGCGATGGATTGCGGTGAAATGGAAAATTTCCATCAACTTCAGCACCAGCAGCATCAACGAAAGCGCAAAGAGTACGGCGAGGAAGCTACGCAGGCGACCAAACGACGAAAGACATGGCTGGAGGAGGAGCAGCAAGCTGCAG ctttCCCACAGTCCTTCGGTTGGAACCAGCTGCCCTACGCTTACCAGCACCAGCAAATGGATTGCACCACCGCGGAAACCGCCCCCATGACCGTTGGTTCCTGCAACGGTTTCCAGATCTCGCCAGCTTCCCCTCCGGTAGCTATGGTCCAACCCACGGTTCAGCAGCAGCAAATGACCCCGAAAA ATCCTCTGTTGGTGGACGGTGCTAGTGGCAAGCGTCCCCTGCTGCTAGGACGGTGGAACATTGCCATGCCCACGACCGGCTGTTCCGCCGTCCGGCAGTTGTCGGAAAAATTGCACCACCAACAACAGTCCGTCAGCTTCGGTGGCGGCAGTGGCCAAGAGCTCGAAGATCTGTTCGTGAGCTTGCACGGTTCCGGTTTCTTTTTGGCGGGCTAA